In the genome of Carassius carassius chromosome 47, fCarCar2.1, whole genome shotgun sequence, one region contains:
- the LOC132130618 gene encoding vesicle transport protein SEC20-like — translation MASSSDVHVRICGQEIIKYDLEIKALIQDIRECCGPQAVLLDLNSTVKEKFNQLRQRIQDMEQMAKEQDRETDKQAILSEMEGHRKQMLSNQTAWRKANLACKMVIDNLEKDELLQGGDSVRQRKATKESLVQTSSDITESLMSVSRMMSQQVQQSEETIGNLASSSRTVQETNEEFKAMTGTIHSGRKLILKYNRRELTDKLLIFLALALFLATVLYILKKRLFPFI, via the exons ATGGCGTCCTCCTCCGATGTACACGTCCGAATATGTGGCCAAGAGATTATCAAATATGATCTGGAAATCAAAGCTCTTATTCAG GACATAAGAGAGTGCTGTGGGCCACAGGCAGTGCTTCTGGATCTGAACTCTACAGTGAAGGAAAAGTTCAATCAGTTAAGACAGAGGATTCAG GACATGGAACAGATGGCAAAAGAACAAGACCGGGAGACTGATAAACAAGCTATCTTGAGTGAAATGGAAGGCCATCGGAAGCAGATGTTaag TAACCAGACGGCGTGGAGGAAGGCAAATCTGGCCTGCAAGATGGTCATTGACAACCTGGAGAAGGACGAACTGCTTCAAGGTGGTGATTCAGTTAGACAAAG gAAGGCCACTAAAGAGAGTTTGGTGCAGACATCCAGTGACATCACCGAGAGTCTGATGAGCGTCAGTCGTATGATGTCACAGCAGGTGCAGCAGAGCGAGGAGACCATCGGAAatctgg CTTCATCCTCCAGGACTGTGCAAGAGACAAATGAAGAGTTTAAGGCCATGACGGGAACCATTCACTCGGGGCGAAAACTTATCCTGAAATATAATCGGCGTGAACTGACCGACAAACTGCTGATCTTTTTAGCTCTTGCTCTGTTTCTGGCTACAGTGCTCTACATCCTGAAAAAGAGACTCTTCCCCTTCATTTAG